TCGTGTTGGTGGACGGCGAGTTCTTCAGTTCCGGTCGGCTACCGCGCAAGAAGTTGCTACGCCTTCTCTCTCGCCGCGCAGACGCAGCCGCGGCGTACCAGGCAGGGGTCAGCTGATATGGGCACCGAACTTCTCGCCACAGGCAGCATCCTCGCCGCGTTCTTCGCAGGTGGAGTGGCGTTGTTCGCCCCCTGCTGCATTGTCTTCTTGGCTCCCAGCTACCTTGCTGGCGCGGTCAAGAACCGCCGTCGGCGTCTGATTCCCCTCACGCTCATCTTCGCGGCTGGCCTGGCCGTTGTGCTCGTGCCCATCACCTTGGGAGTGAGCCTGCTCGCGGGTGCCATTGCCCAGTACCACGAGCCGTTGTATTGGGCTGGCGGCCTCTTGATGATCGCGTTGGCGGGTCTGTCCCTTTCCGGACGCATGTGGTCGCTGCCGTCGTTTGTGCGCGCCCCGGACACGAGCCGCGGCGACAGTGCGAGCTTCTTCACGCTTGGCGTTTTCTCCGGCGTCGCATCGAGTTGCTGCGCGCCGGTGCTCGTGGGCGTCATGACGTTATCTGCGCTCTCTGGGTCAGCGGCGGGCGGCGCGGTGCTGGGCCTCGCGTATGTATTCGGAATGGTCTTCCCGCTGTTCGTCATGGCGCTGGTGTGGGACCGGGCGCGCTTAGGCGAAAAGAAATTCCTTCGCGCCAAGCCGGTGCGCTTGAAGGTCGCGGGACGGACTCTCGTCACCAACACCGTGAACATCGCCGTCGCCGTGACGTTCGCGGTGATGGGCGTGTTCGTCATCGCGCTCGCGGGGGAATCCGAGATGACCGGCGGAACAGCCGCACAGAGCTGGGCCTCCGCGACCCTCACCCGGACGTTCGCGTGGACCCAAGAGGCACTCAGCCCAGTGCCCGAGCCCGTCCAAGCGCTCGGGCTTCTCGCGCTCGCAGCGGTGTTCGTGTGGGGCGCGCTTGTCGACCGACGCTTGCCGTGGAGCCGCCGCAAGGACGCGCCACCCGCATCGTCCCCCGAAGCCCACTGCCACGAAGCCCCCGCCACGACGTCGTCCGTCGCCGACAAGGAGTAACTCATGCCCTCAGGATCCGCAACCCGCCTCAACAAGCGCGAACAACTGCTCGCAGAGGCCCGTGCCGCCCAGCGTCACCAGGAGCGCCGCCGTACCCTCATCACGCGCGCCTCCTGGCTGGTCGGCGTCCTCGCGATCGGCATTCTCGTGACGGTGGGCCTGCTGTCCGCCCGTCCGGAAACAGGTGCGGTGCAGGAGGTCGCAACACCGTTCACTCTGCCACTGAGTGAAGGCGGCGAGGTGTCCCTGTCCGACTACGCCGGTAGCCCGGTCATCCTCTACTTCAATGAGGGCGCCGGCTGCGACTCGTGCATTTCGCAGATGGCAGCGATTGAAGCGAATCCAGGGTTCGCTGAGGCCGGCATCAAGGTGCTTCCCATCGTGATGAACACTGCCGATCAGATCAACCCTGTGCGCGAGCGCCTCGCCGTGGAAGCCCCCTTCGCACTCGACGATGGCAAAATCTCCAGCGCCTATGGCACGCTCGGCAACGGCATGCACGAGGGCCTGCCGGGACACGGCTTCATTCTCATCGACGCGGAGGGCGTCCAACGCTGGTACGGCAACTACCCTTCGATGTGGCTCGATCCCGAGGAGCTTCTCGAGATCGTGACCGCAGAGTTGGCCTGACGGGAGCCCTTTGCCCCAGCATCTTGCACTACCGAACCTCGACCACGCCCATCATGCCTAGATCCTCGTGATCGAGGATGTGGCAGTGGAAGACAGTCCGGCCTGAGTGGCGGTCGAAGGCGATCCGCACCGTCACCTCTTGGCCGGCGGGTACGTCCACCACATCGCGGATGTCCACCTGGCCCTCGCTGTTGTCGCCCATCAGCTGCATGGGCCAGGTGTGCAGGTGGAAGGGGTGGGCCATGGTTGATGTGTTGCGTAGTGTCCACTCCTCGATCGCCCCCAGCTCAACCTCATGATCGATACGCGCGCCGTCAAAGGTGCGGCCGTCAATGGTGAAGCTCATGCCCCCGCCGCCCATGCCCATCGAGAGAGTGAGAGTGCGAGCGCGATCCACGGTCGCGCCGCGAAGATCACGGGGCGGCGACGGTGAGGGCGACGACGCGGGAGAAGGGGCGCGGCGAGCGGCCACGCCGGGCACGATCGTGAACAGGGTCGCGTCGGCCGGATCGGCGCCGCCACCTCGCATCATGCCCATGCCCCCAATGTCATAAGCGCGGGCGACGAGGCCTGTCGGGGCGTCGGCGACAGGGGCGTCGAGATCGACACGACCGCCGGGCGGCACGAGCACGCGCTTGCGCGCGAACGGCGGGACGAACGCGCCCGAGTCGAAGCCGCGAACGGTCATCTCACGACCCCCGAAATCCAGATCGAGGTATCGGGAGACGCACGCGTTGATGATCAGCAGTCGCTCAGAACTCCCCCCAGGCGCGGCGAGGCGGGGCGCCACGTGGCCGTTGACCAGCACGGTCTGACCCAGGCGGCCCTGCATGCGGTCCATCGCCGAGACGTCGGCGACCCCTCCTCGCGACAACGTGGTGTCCGAGACCACCGCCACTCGAGGCGCTCCCCCGGACCAGTCCTCGTCGTCCACCACGATCGCCCCATACAGACCACCGAATACTTGGTCAGCGACGAGACCGTGGCGGTGGGGGTGATACCAGAACACCCCAGCCGGGTGGTCGTCTGGCAGGTGGATGTTGTAGTCGAAGGCTTCGCCAGGGCCGATGCTGAGGAAGGGGTTGTCGCCGTTGTCCTCCGGCGAGACCAGCAGGCCGTGGGTGTGAAGGTTGGTGGGCTTATCAAGATCGTTGACCAGGCGCACCCGGATCCGGTCGCCCGGGCGAAGATGAAGCGTGGGTCCTGGCACTGAGCCGTTGTAGCTGAGCATCCGCGCCGTGGCGCCTGCGATGGTCACGTCGGTGACAGCGGCGCGCAGTTCGAGCTCCAGGAGGCCTCCTCGCGACTCGACCACGGACGGCTCTGTCCATGTGGTGCCCCGCACGTCGTCCTTGCGTTCGCCGTCGAAGGGAGGCCAACCCTGCGCGCGCAATCCGATGGCGCCAAGCGCAACCGAGCCGGCTCCCGCCGCGCCCAGCGCGAGAAGCGCGCGTCTGGAGAGGGGCTCCGTCACCGACCCTCGAGGTTCTTCTTGCGCTCGGTGAACTCCTCCGTGTCAATATCACCGCGCGCGTAGCGCTCCTCCAGGATCGCCCGGGCGGACGACGTGGTCGCTGGGGGCGGCGTCGTGCCACCATCGCGCGACTTCGATGCGAGCCGCACCACCGCGAACACGAGCGCTGCGATCCCGACGAGGATCAGGATCCACAACGCCCACATCACACCGAAGCCTGCCCCGCCCATCATTCCGTCATAGCCGTGTCCCCACATATTCGATCTCCTCTCACTGAGCCACCGCGGTGGCTTTCCGTCTGCTTCCATGATGAACCCCATGAGGTGAAGTGCATACCCTCGGGAGTATGAAGATCGCGTGAAGACGGTCCCGCTAGAGCGGGTGCAAGAGGCGATGAACGAACTGTCTGGTGCGTTCCTCTCGCGGCGCACGAAGTACTTGCGCTGGCTCCCCGTGCTCAAGCACCCGGCCCTGGTCCACGAAGGCGACCTGCTGCGCCACATCGCGTGCGAACTGCAGCTCGTGGGTCACCACCACCATGGTCCATCCCTCGGCTGCCAGGTCGCGCATGAGAGTCAGGACGTCGCCCACGAGTTCCGGGTCCAGTGCGGAGGTCGGCTCGTCGAATAGCAGCAGGTCGGGTCGAAGCGCGAGCGCACGGAGGATTCCCACCCGCTGCTGTTGGCCTCCTGAGAGTTCGTGGGGGTAGGCTCCCGCGCGGTTCACCATGCCCACGCGGTCCAGCAGAGCGAGGGCTTCTTCGCGGACCTGCTCCTTTTGCCGGCGCTGAACGATGACCGGGCCCTCCGCAATGTTCTCCAGCACGGTGCGATGCGGAAACAGATGATAGTGCTGGAACACCATGGTCGAGCGATCCCTCAACGCCCGGAGCTCACGCGATGCGGGGCGGGCGGAGAAGTCGACGGCCGTGTCTGCAATCGTCACATGACCGGCATCGGGTACCTCGAGTCCGTTGAGGCATCTCAGCAGTGTGGTCTTCCCGGAGCCTGAGGCCCCGATCACTGCCAGCACCTCGCCCCGCGCCACCTTGAGGTCGACCGAACGCAGCACCTCGGTCTCGCCAAAACGCTTGGAGACTCCTTCCACGGTGAGGAGGGACGATGATGGGGTGGGGTCAGTGTGCGACATAGCGGTCCAGTCTCCTTTCGATGGTGCTTTGCCCGCTGGATAGCGCGAGGCAGATCACCCAGTAGACGATTGCGGCTTCGACGTACAACACCATGAACTCCTGACTGAAGGCCGCGATTTGTTGGGCCTCGCGGAAGAGTTCCGTGACCAAGATGAGCGAAGCCAACGAGGTGTCCTTGACCAGCGAAATGAAGGTGTTCGACAGCGGCGGCACGGCGACCCGCGAAGCCTGGGGCAGGATCACCCTTCGCAGCGAGGTGCGCCGGGACATCCCGATCATGTACGACGCCTCCCACTGGCCCTTCGGCACCGAGAGAATCGCGGCCCTCACAACCTCAGCCGCATAGCCACCGACGTTGAGCGAGAAAGCGATGATCGCA
The Demequina sp. TMPB413 DNA segment above includes these coding regions:
- a CDS encoding cytochrome c biogenesis CcdA family protein, which encodes MGTELLATGSILAAFFAGGVALFAPCCIVFLAPSYLAGAVKNRRRRLIPLTLIFAAGLAVVLVPITLGVSLLAGAIAQYHEPLYWAGGLLMIALAGLSLSGRMWSLPSFVRAPDTSRGDSASFFTLGVFSGVASSCCAPVLVGVMTLSALSGSAAGGAVLGLAYVFGMVFPLFVMALVWDRARLGEKKFLRAKPVRLKVAGRTLVTNTVNIAVAVTFAVMGVFVIALAGESEMTGGTAAQSWASATLTRTFAWTQEALSPVPEPVQALGLLALAAVFVWGALVDRRLPWSRRKDAPPASSPEAHCHEAPATTSSVADKE
- a CDS encoding peroxiredoxin produces the protein MPSGSATRLNKREQLLAEARAAQRHQERRRTLITRASWLVGVLAIGILVTVGLLSARPETGAVQEVATPFTLPLSEGGEVSLSDYAGSPVILYFNEGAGCDSCISQMAAIEANPGFAEAGIKVLPIVMNTADQINPVRERLAVEAPFALDDGKISSAYGTLGNGMHEGLPGHGFILIDAEGVQRWYGNYPSMWLDPEELLEIVTAELA
- a CDS encoding multicopper oxidase family protein — protein: MTEPLSRRALLALGAAGAGSVALGAIGLRAQGWPPFDGERKDDVRGTTWTEPSVVESRGGLLELELRAAVTDVTIAGATARMLSYNGSVPGPTLHLRPGDRIRVRLVNDLDKPTNLHTHGLLVSPEDNGDNPFLSIGPGEAFDYNIHLPDDHPAGVFWYHPHRHGLVADQVFGGLYGAIVVDDEDWSGGAPRVAVVSDTTLSRGGVADVSAMDRMQGRLGQTVLVNGHVAPRLAAPGGSSERLLIINACVSRYLDLDFGGREMTVRGFDSGAFVPPFARKRVLVPPGGRVDLDAPVADAPTGLVARAYDIGGMGMMRGGGADPADATLFTIVPGVAARRAPSPASSPSPSPPRDLRGATVDRARTLTLSMGMGGGGMSFTIDGRTFDGARIDHEVELGAIEEWTLRNTSTMAHPFHLHTWPMQLMGDNSEGQVDIRDVVDVPAGQEVTVRIAFDRHSGRTVFHCHILDHEDLGMMGVVEVR
- a CDS encoding SHOCT domain-containing protein; the protein is MEADGKPPRWLSERRSNMWGHGYDGMMGGAGFGVMWALWILILVGIAALVFAVVRLASKSRDGGTTPPPATTSSARAILEERYARGDIDTEEFTERKKNLEGR
- a CDS encoding amino acid ABC transporter ATP-binding protein, with the translated sequence MSHTDPTPSSSLLTVEGVSKRFGETEVLRSVDLKVARGEVLAVIGASGSGKTTLLRCLNGLEVPDAGHVTIADTAVDFSARPASRELRALRDRSTMVFQHYHLFPHRTVLENIAEGPVIVQRRQKEQVREEALALLDRVGMVNRAGAYPHELSGGQQQRVGILRALALRPDLLLFDEPTSALDPELVGDVLTLMRDLAAEGWTMVVVTHELQFARDVAQQVAFVDQGRVLEHGEPAQVLRAPREERTRQFVHRLLHPL
- a CDS encoding amino acid ABC transporter permease codes for the protein MDWDLVLGSLGPLASGAIRGTIPLALASFAVGMVIAVGVALMRLYGNRPARAAARLYVSVVRGTPLLVQLFVVFYGLPSLGLTIDPWPSAIIAFSLNVGGYAAEVVRAAILSVPKGQWEASYMIGMSRRTSLRRVILPQASRVAVPPLSNTFISLVKDTSLASLILVTELFREAQQIAAFSQEFMVLYVEAAIVYWVICLALSSGQSTIERRLDRYVAH